A single window of Channa argus isolate prfri chromosome 2, Channa argus male v1.0, whole genome shotgun sequence DNA harbors:
- the LOC137114642 gene encoding isocitrate dehydrogenase [NADP], mitochondrial isoform X2 produces MDGDEMTRIIWEFIKDKLILPNVDVELKYFDLGLPYRDQTNDQVTIDSALATKKYNVAVKCATITPDKARVEEFNLKKMWMSPNGTIRNILGGTVFREPIICRNIPRLVPGWTQPITIGRHAFGDQYRATDFVVDQPGKFKVVFSPADGSKPKEWEVFDFPAGGCGMGMYNTDESISGFAHSCFQYAIQKRWPLYMSTKNTILKAYDGRFKDIFQEIFEKNYKPEFDKLKVWYEHRLIDDMVAQVLKSSGGFVWACKNYDGDVQSDILAQGFGSLGLMTSVLVCPDGKTIEAEAAHGTVTRHYREHKKGKPTSTNPIASIFAWTRGLEHRGKLDGNQDLIEFSQTLEKVCVETVENGVMTKDLAGCIHGLANCKLNEHYVNTSDFLDAIKTNLDKTLGGLQSSYRNISRMISGNRIHQRSI; encoded by the exons ATGGATGGAGATGAGATGACTCGTATCATATGGGAGTTTATTAAAGACAAG CTCATCCTGCCCAATGTGGATGTTGAGCTGAAGTACTTTGACCTGGGTTTGCCTTACCGAGACCAGACCAACGACCAGGTCACCATTGACTCTGCACTGGCAACTAAGAAATACAATGTAGCTGTAAAGTGTGCCACCATCACCCCTGATAAGGCCAGAGTTGAGG AGTTCAATTTGAAGAAGATGTGGATGAGTCCCAATGGAACCATTAGGAACATCTTGGGTGGCACAGTTTTCCGTGAGCCAATCATTTGCAGAAACATTCCCCGTCTTGTTCCCGGTTGGACACAACCCATAACAATCGGCAGACATGCTTTTGGAGATCAG TACAGAGCCACAGACTTTGTTGTTGACCAGCCTGGAAAGTTCAAGGTTGTGTTTTCTCCAGCTGATGGGAGCAAGCCAAAGGAGTGGGAGGTGTTTGACTTTCCTGCAGGGGGCTGTGGGATGGGAATGTACAACACTGATGAG tcCATCAGTGGATTTGCTCACAGCTGCTTCCAGTATGCCATCCAGAAGAGGTGGCCTCTGTACATGAGCACCAAGAACACCATTCTCAAGGCCTATGATGGTCGTTTCAAAGACATCTTTCAAGAAATCTTTGAAAA GAATTACAAACCTGAGTTTGACAAACTTAAGGTCTGGTATGAGCACCGTCTCATTGACGACATGGTGGCCCAGGTTTTGAAGTCCTCTGGTGGATTTGTTTGGGCCTGCAAGAATTATGATGGAGATGTGCAGTCAGATATTCTGGCTCAGG GTTTTGGATCTCTGGGTCTCATGACATCAGTACTGGTGTGTCCTGATGGTAAAACTATTGAGGCTGAGGCTGCCCATGGTACTGTCACCAGGCACTACCGTGAACACAAAAAG GGAAAACCAACCAGTACGAACCCTATTGCGAGTATCTTTGCCTGGACCAGGGGCCTGGAACACAGAGGCAAACTTGATGGAAATCAAGATTTGATAGA GTTCTCACAGACATTAGAAAAAGTCTGTGTGGAAACTGTAGAGAATGGTGTGATGACCAAGGACCTGGCAGGCTGCATCCACGGTTTGGCCAA CTGCAAGCTGAATGAACATTATGTCAACACATCAGACTTCCTGGATGCGATCAAGACCAACCTGGACAAAACTCTGG gtggactccaatcaagttatagaaacatctcaaggatgatcagtggaaacaggatccaccagagatcaatttga
- the tmed3 gene encoding transmembrane emp24 domain-containing protein 3, with the protein MLHLELSCLLLHVLVVFGTELTFELPDNDKQCFYEELEKDVKFELDFQVISGGSYDVDCFVTDPQNNVLYNERKKQYDSFSHVTAMKGVYKVCFSNEFSTFTHKIVYLDFRHGDEEPLMPSMTRTTALTQLESSCVSIHEILKVVADSQTWYRLREANDRTKADHLLERVTFWSIGETVLLFVIGIGQVMLLKSFFTDKKGSVAATT; encoded by the exons ATGCTGCATCTGGAACTGAGCTGTTTGCTGCTGCATGTGCTTGTGGTGTTTGGGACTGAGCTCACATTTGAGCTCCCTGATAATGATAAGCAATGTTTCTACGAGGAACTAGAGAAGGACGTGAAGTTTGAACTCGACTTTCAA GTTATTTCCGGTGGTAGCTATGATGTGGACTGCTTTGTAACGGATCCCCAGAACAATGTCCTGTATAATGAGAGAAAGAAGCAGTATGACAGCTTCTCACATGTCACAGCTATGAAAGGGGTCTACAAGGTCTGCTTTAGCAACGAGTTTTCCACTTTTACCCATAAAATTGTGTATCTGGACTTCCGCCATGGAGATGAGGAACCTCTCATGCCCAGTATGACAAGGACCACAGCACTGACTCAG CTAGAGTCATCTTGTGTCTCAATTCATGAGATCCTGAAGGTAGTGGCTGACTCACAGACATGGTACAGACTGAGAGAGGCAAATGACCGCACAAAGGCAGACCATCTTCTTGAGCGGGTAACCTTCTGGTCTATCGGAGAAACCGTCCTGTTGTTTGTCATTGGCATCGGTCAAGTTATGTTGCTTAAgagcttctttactgataagAAAGGCTCTGTAGCAGCCACCACTTAG
- the znf710b gene encoding zinc finger protein 710 isoform X2: MRSLKHLKPHSRRSVEEASRRLGRCEPKVMARLVDIGTQTDPVVVLSLAQAAVLGLISQNEVFGATIAPNGFYNGEPKESPAPPVDGVDYEYADQLIGANGDYLGDNLGEEGQMQPSCSQRRWQQGPPQHPDGKMVIPDRHSLQGGDVSSSHVKGEGVNTGMTSCVHMLNNMAPRGGLVQVDPATLRGPNKNCAECEREATNQQQGNTHGHPPPTQVGHRGGEQGHRALQAQRPMGSHVRGVRDDEEEVEHQGNNMMKPTQQEEAISSYFQTSEVGSYDSGEMSMGGEYEDGSQSMMWTDGSGGGQHQQPPHPQPPRRHGGRRVDRLDINIQIDESYCVDVGDGLKRWKCRMCEKSYTSKYNLVTHILGHNGIKPHACPHCGKLFKQPSHLQTHLLTHQGTRPHKCTVCKKGFTQTSHLKRHMLQHTDVKPYSCRFCRRGFAYPSELRAHEVKHERGRCHVCSQCGMEFPTYAHLKRHQTSHQGPHTFQCTECNKSFAYRSQLQNHLLKHQSPRPYTCSQCGLEFVQLHHLRQHSLTHKGMKGHKCDVCSREFTLSANLKRHMLIHNSVRPFQCHVCFKSFIQKQTLKTHMIVHLPVKPFKCKVCGKSFNRMYNLLGHMHLHAGSKPFKCPYCTSKFNLKGNLSRHMKVKHGMDVSPEGQEVLPEMENQGEYEGQTFSFTSPDSMDNGGSQNLTKLTTANMEDMEEYYNFGKDTSSYTTP, from the exons ATGAGATCCTTAAAGCACCTGAAACCTCACAGCAGAAGGAGCGTG GAGGAGGCGAGCCGGCGCCTGGGTAGATGTGAGCCCAAGGTAATGGCCAGGCTGGTGGACATAGGCACACAGACAGATCCAGTAGTTGTGCTGTCCTTGGCTCAGGCTGCCGTGCTAGGTCTCATTTCCCAGAATGAAGTGTTTGGAGCTACCATTGCACCTAATGGCTTCTACAATGGTGAACCCAAAGAGTCCCCTGCGCCCCCAGTAGACGGAGTCGACTACGAATACGCAGACCAGCTTATTGGAGCGAACGGAGATTATTTAGGAGACAACTTGGGAGAGGAAGGACAGATGCAACCCAGCTGCAGTCAGAGGAGGTGGCAGCAGGGGCCACCTCAACATCCAGATGGGAAAATGGTCATTCCTGATCGTCACAGCCTCCAAGGTGGTGATGTGTCTTCATCCCACGTGAAAGGGGAAGGGGTGAACACTGGAATGACCTCCTGTGTCCACATGCTGAACAATATGGCTCCCAGAGGTGGTTTAGTACAAGTAGACCCGGCCACTCTCCGAGGCCCCAACAAGAACTGTGCAGAGTGTGAGAGGGAGGCAACTAACCAGCAGCAAGGCAATACACATGGCCATCCGCCACCTACGCAGGTGGGCCACAGAGGTGGGGAGCAGGGCCACAGAGCACTGCAGGCCCAGCGCCCTATGGGAAGCCACGTTCGAGGTGTTagggatgatgaagaggaggtaGAACACCAGGGAAACAACATGATGAAGCCCACACAGCAAGAGGAAGCCATCAGTAGCTACTTCCAGACCAGTGAAGTGGGCAGTTATGATTCAGGGGAAATGAGCATGGGGGGAGAGTACGAAGATGGCAGCCAGAGCATGATGTGGACAGACGGGAGCGGGGGAGGGCAGCACCAGCAGCCTCCACACCCTCAGCCGCCTCGCCGGCACGGTGGCCGGAGAGTAGACCGGCTAGATATCAACATCCAGATAGATGAATCTTACTGCGTGGACGTGGGAGATGGTCTGAAGCGCTGGAAGTGCCGCATGTGTGAAAAATCCTACACCTCCAAGTACAACCTGGTCACACACATCTTGGGTCACAATGGCATCAAACCACATGCTTGTCCACATTGTGGTAAGCTTTTCAAGCAGCCCAGTCATCTCCAAACTCACCTGCTAACCCACCAAGGTACACGGCCCCACAAATGCACCGTGTGCAAAAAGGGCTTCACTCAAACAAGCCACCTGAAGCGACACATGCTCCAACACACTGACGTCAAGCCTTACAGCTGCCGCTTCTGCCGCCGCGGCTTTGCTTATCCCAGTGAACTACGAGCGCATGAAGTAAAGCACGAGCGTGGCCGCTGTCATGTGTGCTCGCAGTGTGGCATGGAGTTTCCCACCTATGCCCACCTGAAACGCCACCAGACCAGCCACCAAGGCCCCCATACCTTCCAATGCACAGAGTGCAACAAGTCATTTGCCTACCGCAGCCAGCTTCAGAACCACCTCCTGAAGCATCAGAGCCCGAGGCCTTACACCTGCTCCCAGTGCGGCCTAGAGTTTGTGCAGCTCCACCATCTACGTCAGCACTCACTCACTCATAAG GGGATGAAAGGACACAAGTGTGATGTATGTTCCCGGGAGTTCACGCTGTCTGCAAACCTGAAGAGGCATATGCTCATTCACAACAGTGTCAGACCCTTCCAGTGTCACGTGTGCTTTAAGAGCTTCATTCAGAAACAGACCCTGAAGACCCACATGATCGTCCACCTGCCTGTGAAGCCATTCAAATGCAAG GTTTGTGGCAAGTCTTTCAACAGAATGTACAATCTTCTGGGCCACATGCACCTTCACGCTGGCAGTAAGCCCTTTAAGTGTCCTTACTGCACCAGTAAGTTCAACCTGAAGGGGAACCTTAGCAGGCACATGAAGGTCAAGCATGGTATGGACGTTTCACCAGAAGGACAAG AAGTTCTTCCAGAAATGGAAAACCAGGGGGAGTACGAAGGACAGACCTTCAGTTTTACATCACCAGACAGTATGGACAATGGTGGCTCCCAAAACCTCACTAAGCTCACCACAGCAAACATGGAGGACATGGAGGAATATTACAATTTTGGGAAGGATACAAGCAGCTACACTACACCTTAA
- the znf710b gene encoding zinc finger protein 710 isoform X3, producing the protein MARLVDIGTQTDPVVVLSLAQAAVLGLISQNEVFGATIAPNGFYNGEPKESPAPPVDGVDYEYADQLIGANGDYLGDNLGEEGQMQPSCSQRRWQQGPPQHPDGKMVIPDRHSLQGGDVSSSHVKGEGVNTGMTSCVHMLNNMAPRGGLVQVDPATLRGPNKNCAECEREATNQQQGNTHGHPPPTQVGHRGGEQGHRALQAQRPMGSHVRGVRDDEEEVEHQGNNMMKPTQQEEAISSYFQTSEVGSYDSGEMSMGGEYEDGSQSMMWTDGSGGGQHQQPPHPQPPRRHGGRRVDRLDINIQIDESYCVDVGDGLKRWKCRMCEKSYTSKYNLVTHILGHNGIKPHACPHCGKLFKQPSHLQTHLLTHQGTRPHKCTVCKKGFTQTSHLKRHMLQHTDVKPYSCRFCRRGFAYPSELRAHEVKHERGRCHVCSQCGMEFPTYAHLKRHQTSHQGPHTFQCTECNKSFAYRSQLQNHLLKHQSPRPYTCSQCGLEFVQLHHLRQHSLTHKGMKGHKCDVCSREFTLSANLKRHMLIHNSVRPFQCHVCFKSFIQKQTLKTHMIVHLPVKPFKCKVCGKSFNRMYNLLGHMHLHAGSKPFKCPYCTSKFNLKGNLSRHMKVKHGMDVSPEGQEVLPEMENQGEYEGQTFSFTSPDSMDNGGSQNLTKLTTANMEDMEEYYNFGKDTSSYTTP; encoded by the exons ATGGCCAGGCTGGTGGACATAGGCACACAGACAGATCCAGTAGTTGTGCTGTCCTTGGCTCAGGCTGCCGTGCTAGGTCTCATTTCCCAGAATGAAGTGTTTGGAGCTACCATTGCACCTAATGGCTTCTACAATGGTGAACCCAAAGAGTCCCCTGCGCCCCCAGTAGACGGAGTCGACTACGAATACGCAGACCAGCTTATTGGAGCGAACGGAGATTATTTAGGAGACAACTTGGGAGAGGAAGGACAGATGCAACCCAGCTGCAGTCAGAGGAGGTGGCAGCAGGGGCCACCTCAACATCCAGATGGGAAAATGGTCATTCCTGATCGTCACAGCCTCCAAGGTGGTGATGTGTCTTCATCCCACGTGAAAGGGGAAGGGGTGAACACTGGAATGACCTCCTGTGTCCACATGCTGAACAATATGGCTCCCAGAGGTGGTTTAGTACAAGTAGACCCGGCCACTCTCCGAGGCCCCAACAAGAACTGTGCAGAGTGTGAGAGGGAGGCAACTAACCAGCAGCAAGGCAATACACATGGCCATCCGCCACCTACGCAGGTGGGCCACAGAGGTGGGGAGCAGGGCCACAGAGCACTGCAGGCCCAGCGCCCTATGGGAAGCCACGTTCGAGGTGTTagggatgatgaagaggaggtaGAACACCAGGGAAACAACATGATGAAGCCCACACAGCAAGAGGAAGCCATCAGTAGCTACTTCCAGACCAGTGAAGTGGGCAGTTATGATTCAGGGGAAATGAGCATGGGGGGAGAGTACGAAGATGGCAGCCAGAGCATGATGTGGACAGACGGGAGCGGGGGAGGGCAGCACCAGCAGCCTCCACACCCTCAGCCGCCTCGCCGGCACGGTGGCCGGAGAGTAGACCGGCTAGATATCAACATCCAGATAGATGAATCTTACTGCGTGGACGTGGGAGATGGTCTGAAGCGCTGGAAGTGCCGCATGTGTGAAAAATCCTACACCTCCAAGTACAACCTGGTCACACACATCTTGGGTCACAATGGCATCAAACCACATGCTTGTCCACATTGTGGTAAGCTTTTCAAGCAGCCCAGTCATCTCCAAACTCACCTGCTAACCCACCAAGGTACACGGCCCCACAAATGCACCGTGTGCAAAAAGGGCTTCACTCAAACAAGCCACCTGAAGCGACACATGCTCCAACACACTGACGTCAAGCCTTACAGCTGCCGCTTCTGCCGCCGCGGCTTTGCTTATCCCAGTGAACTACGAGCGCATGAAGTAAAGCACGAGCGTGGCCGCTGTCATGTGTGCTCGCAGTGTGGCATGGAGTTTCCCACCTATGCCCACCTGAAACGCCACCAGACCAGCCACCAAGGCCCCCATACCTTCCAATGCACAGAGTGCAACAAGTCATTTGCCTACCGCAGCCAGCTTCAGAACCACCTCCTGAAGCATCAGAGCCCGAGGCCTTACACCTGCTCCCAGTGCGGCCTAGAGTTTGTGCAGCTCCACCATCTACGTCAGCACTCACTCACTCATAAG GGGATGAAAGGACACAAGTGTGATGTATGTTCCCGGGAGTTCACGCTGTCTGCAAACCTGAAGAGGCATATGCTCATTCACAACAGTGTCAGACCCTTCCAGTGTCACGTGTGCTTTAAGAGCTTCATTCAGAAACAGACCCTGAAGACCCACATGATCGTCCACCTGCCTGTGAAGCCATTCAAATGCAAG GTTTGTGGCAAGTCTTTCAACAGAATGTACAATCTTCTGGGCCACATGCACCTTCACGCTGGCAGTAAGCCCTTTAAGTGTCCTTACTGCACCAGTAAGTTCAACCTGAAGGGGAACCTTAGCAGGCACATGAAGGTCAAGCATGGTATGGACGTTTCACCAGAAGGACAAG AAGTTCTTCCAGAAATGGAAAACCAGGGGGAGTACGAAGGACAGACCTTCAGTTTTACATCACCAGACAGTATGGACAATGGTGGCTCCCAAAACCTCACTAAGCTCACCACAGCAAACATGGAGGACATGGAGGAATATTACAATTTTGGGAAGGATACAAGCAGCTACACTACACCTTAA
- the znf710b gene encoding zinc finger protein 710 isoform X1, which yields MAGGEFHEVSHIPPLLVALRRSSVVYSFTSAPLPFPPPCHTQRGPTVATVSPHIKINHNHVATINRFWNQEEASRRLGRCEPKVMARLVDIGTQTDPVVVLSLAQAAVLGLISQNEVFGATIAPNGFYNGEPKESPAPPVDGVDYEYADQLIGANGDYLGDNLGEEGQMQPSCSQRRWQQGPPQHPDGKMVIPDRHSLQGGDVSSSHVKGEGVNTGMTSCVHMLNNMAPRGGLVQVDPATLRGPNKNCAECEREATNQQQGNTHGHPPPTQVGHRGGEQGHRALQAQRPMGSHVRGVRDDEEEVEHQGNNMMKPTQQEEAISSYFQTSEVGSYDSGEMSMGGEYEDGSQSMMWTDGSGGGQHQQPPHPQPPRRHGGRRVDRLDINIQIDESYCVDVGDGLKRWKCRMCEKSYTSKYNLVTHILGHNGIKPHACPHCGKLFKQPSHLQTHLLTHQGTRPHKCTVCKKGFTQTSHLKRHMLQHTDVKPYSCRFCRRGFAYPSELRAHEVKHERGRCHVCSQCGMEFPTYAHLKRHQTSHQGPHTFQCTECNKSFAYRSQLQNHLLKHQSPRPYTCSQCGLEFVQLHHLRQHSLTHKGMKGHKCDVCSREFTLSANLKRHMLIHNSVRPFQCHVCFKSFIQKQTLKTHMIVHLPVKPFKCKVCGKSFNRMYNLLGHMHLHAGSKPFKCPYCTSKFNLKGNLSRHMKVKHGMDVSPEGQEVLPEMENQGEYEGQTFSFTSPDSMDNGGSQNLTKLTTANMEDMEEYYNFGKDTSSYTTP from the exons ATGGCTGGGGGTGAATTTCACGAAGTCAGCCACATTCCGCCTTTACTTGTGGCGCTGAGGAGGAGCTCGGTTGTTTATTCATTCACGTCAGCCCCTCTTCCCTTCCCTCCTCCCTGCCACACACAACGGGGACCCACCGTTGCAACTGTTTCCCCCCATATTAAAATTAACCACAATCACGTCGCCACCATAAACCGATTTTGGAACCAG GAGGAGGCGAGCCGGCGCCTGGGTAGATGTGAGCCCAAGGTAATGGCCAGGCTGGTGGACATAGGCACACAGACAGATCCAGTAGTTGTGCTGTCCTTGGCTCAGGCTGCCGTGCTAGGTCTCATTTCCCAGAATGAAGTGTTTGGAGCTACCATTGCACCTAATGGCTTCTACAATGGTGAACCCAAAGAGTCCCCTGCGCCCCCAGTAGACGGAGTCGACTACGAATACGCAGACCAGCTTATTGGAGCGAACGGAGATTATTTAGGAGACAACTTGGGAGAGGAAGGACAGATGCAACCCAGCTGCAGTCAGAGGAGGTGGCAGCAGGGGCCACCTCAACATCCAGATGGGAAAATGGTCATTCCTGATCGTCACAGCCTCCAAGGTGGTGATGTGTCTTCATCCCACGTGAAAGGGGAAGGGGTGAACACTGGAATGACCTCCTGTGTCCACATGCTGAACAATATGGCTCCCAGAGGTGGTTTAGTACAAGTAGACCCGGCCACTCTCCGAGGCCCCAACAAGAACTGTGCAGAGTGTGAGAGGGAGGCAACTAACCAGCAGCAAGGCAATACACATGGCCATCCGCCACCTACGCAGGTGGGCCACAGAGGTGGGGAGCAGGGCCACAGAGCACTGCAGGCCCAGCGCCCTATGGGAAGCCACGTTCGAGGTGTTagggatgatgaagaggaggtaGAACACCAGGGAAACAACATGATGAAGCCCACACAGCAAGAGGAAGCCATCAGTAGCTACTTCCAGACCAGTGAAGTGGGCAGTTATGATTCAGGGGAAATGAGCATGGGGGGAGAGTACGAAGATGGCAGCCAGAGCATGATGTGGACAGACGGGAGCGGGGGAGGGCAGCACCAGCAGCCTCCACACCCTCAGCCGCCTCGCCGGCACGGTGGCCGGAGAGTAGACCGGCTAGATATCAACATCCAGATAGATGAATCTTACTGCGTGGACGTGGGAGATGGTCTGAAGCGCTGGAAGTGCCGCATGTGTGAAAAATCCTACACCTCCAAGTACAACCTGGTCACACACATCTTGGGTCACAATGGCATCAAACCACATGCTTGTCCACATTGTGGTAAGCTTTTCAAGCAGCCCAGTCATCTCCAAACTCACCTGCTAACCCACCAAGGTACACGGCCCCACAAATGCACCGTGTGCAAAAAGGGCTTCACTCAAACAAGCCACCTGAAGCGACACATGCTCCAACACACTGACGTCAAGCCTTACAGCTGCCGCTTCTGCCGCCGCGGCTTTGCTTATCCCAGTGAACTACGAGCGCATGAAGTAAAGCACGAGCGTGGCCGCTGTCATGTGTGCTCGCAGTGTGGCATGGAGTTTCCCACCTATGCCCACCTGAAACGCCACCAGACCAGCCACCAAGGCCCCCATACCTTCCAATGCACAGAGTGCAACAAGTCATTTGCCTACCGCAGCCAGCTTCAGAACCACCTCCTGAAGCATCAGAGCCCGAGGCCTTACACCTGCTCCCAGTGCGGCCTAGAGTTTGTGCAGCTCCACCATCTACGTCAGCACTCACTCACTCATAAG GGGATGAAAGGACACAAGTGTGATGTATGTTCCCGGGAGTTCACGCTGTCTGCAAACCTGAAGAGGCATATGCTCATTCACAACAGTGTCAGACCCTTCCAGTGTCACGTGTGCTTTAAGAGCTTCATTCAGAAACAGACCCTGAAGACCCACATGATCGTCCACCTGCCTGTGAAGCCATTCAAATGCAAG GTTTGTGGCAAGTCTTTCAACAGAATGTACAATCTTCTGGGCCACATGCACCTTCACGCTGGCAGTAAGCCCTTTAAGTGTCCTTACTGCACCAGTAAGTTCAACCTGAAGGGGAACCTTAGCAGGCACATGAAGGTCAAGCATGGTATGGACGTTTCACCAGAAGGACAAG AAGTTCTTCCAGAAATGGAAAACCAGGGGGAGTACGAAGGACAGACCTTCAGTTTTACATCACCAGACAGTATGGACAATGGTGGCTCCCAAAACCTCACTAAGCTCACCACAGCAAACATGGAGGACATGGAGGAATATTACAATTTTGGGAAGGATACAAGCAGCTACACTACACCTTAA
- the LOC137114642 gene encoding isocitrate dehydrogenase [NADP], mitochondrial isoform X1 — protein MACYLKALTPLSRGAAAALSQNPAVLSPAAVHHQRPQERNYSTRRIKVDQPVVEMDGDEMTRIIWEFIKDKLILPNVDVELKYFDLGLPYRDQTNDQVTIDSALATKKYNVAVKCATITPDKARVEEFNLKKMWMSPNGTIRNILGGTVFREPIICRNIPRLVPGWTQPITIGRHAFGDQYRATDFVVDQPGKFKVVFSPADGSKPKEWEVFDFPAGGCGMGMYNTDESISGFAHSCFQYAIQKRWPLYMSTKNTILKAYDGRFKDIFQEIFEKNYKPEFDKLKVWYEHRLIDDMVAQVLKSSGGFVWACKNYDGDVQSDILAQGFGSLGLMTSVLVCPDGKTIEAEAAHGTVTRHYREHKKGKPTSTNPIASIFAWTRGLEHRGKLDGNQDLIEFSQTLEKVCVETVENGVMTKDLAGCIHGLANCKLNEHYVNTSDFLDAIKTNLDKTLGGLQSSYRNISRMISGNRIHQRSI, from the exons ATGGCGTGTTACCTAAAGGCTCTGACACCCCTGTCGAGAGGCGCAGCTGCTGCGCTCTCGCAAAACCCCGCAGTGCTTTCACCCGCCGCCGTCCACCATCAGAGACCACAAGAGCGGAACT ATTCTACAAGGCGTATTAAGGTGGACCAGCCCGTGGTGGAGATGGATGGAGATGAGATGACTCGTATCATATGGGAGTTTATTAAAGACAAG CTCATCCTGCCCAATGTGGATGTTGAGCTGAAGTACTTTGACCTGGGTTTGCCTTACCGAGACCAGACCAACGACCAGGTCACCATTGACTCTGCACTGGCAACTAAGAAATACAATGTAGCTGTAAAGTGTGCCACCATCACCCCTGATAAGGCCAGAGTTGAGG AGTTCAATTTGAAGAAGATGTGGATGAGTCCCAATGGAACCATTAGGAACATCTTGGGTGGCACAGTTTTCCGTGAGCCAATCATTTGCAGAAACATTCCCCGTCTTGTTCCCGGTTGGACACAACCCATAACAATCGGCAGACATGCTTTTGGAGATCAG TACAGAGCCACAGACTTTGTTGTTGACCAGCCTGGAAAGTTCAAGGTTGTGTTTTCTCCAGCTGATGGGAGCAAGCCAAAGGAGTGGGAGGTGTTTGACTTTCCTGCAGGGGGCTGTGGGATGGGAATGTACAACACTGATGAG tcCATCAGTGGATTTGCTCACAGCTGCTTCCAGTATGCCATCCAGAAGAGGTGGCCTCTGTACATGAGCACCAAGAACACCATTCTCAAGGCCTATGATGGTCGTTTCAAAGACATCTTTCAAGAAATCTTTGAAAA GAATTACAAACCTGAGTTTGACAAACTTAAGGTCTGGTATGAGCACCGTCTCATTGACGACATGGTGGCCCAGGTTTTGAAGTCCTCTGGTGGATTTGTTTGGGCCTGCAAGAATTATGATGGAGATGTGCAGTCAGATATTCTGGCTCAGG GTTTTGGATCTCTGGGTCTCATGACATCAGTACTGGTGTGTCCTGATGGTAAAACTATTGAGGCTGAGGCTGCCCATGGTACTGTCACCAGGCACTACCGTGAACACAAAAAG GGAAAACCAACCAGTACGAACCCTATTGCGAGTATCTTTGCCTGGACCAGGGGCCTGGAACACAGAGGCAAACTTGATGGAAATCAAGATTTGATAGA GTTCTCACAGACATTAGAAAAAGTCTGTGTGGAAACTGTAGAGAATGGTGTGATGACCAAGGACCTGGCAGGCTGCATCCACGGTTTGGCCAA CTGCAAGCTGAATGAACATTATGTCAACACATCAGACTTCCTGGATGCGATCAAGACCAACCTGGACAAAACTCTGG gtggactccaatcaagttatagaaacatctcaaggatgatcagtggaaacaggatccaccagagatcaatttga